Proteins found in one Micromonospora sp. WMMD1082 genomic segment:
- a CDS encoding response regulator transcription factor, whose translation MARLLLIEDDLTIRTPLVRALRERGHAVAAASTAMTGLRDALDDRPDLVVLDLGLPDLDGRELLRMLRAVSAVPVIVATARDDEREIVQVLDAGADDYVVKPFTAAQLDARVRAVLRRGPGGQADEDPTVVVGGLRIDPRSRQVSLDGEPVELTPREFDLLRHLATRVGEVVTKRELLTEVWQIPYGGADKTVDVHLSWLRRKLGESAQQPRYLHTVRGVGVRLVSPEVGG comes from the coding sequence GTGGCCCGCCTGCTGTTGATCGAGGACGACCTGACCATCCGTACCCCGCTGGTGCGGGCGCTGCGCGAGCGGGGGCATGCGGTGGCGGCCGCCTCCACCGCGATGACCGGGCTGCGCGACGCCCTCGACGACCGCCCCGACCTGGTCGTGCTCGACCTCGGGCTGCCCGACCTTGACGGCCGCGAGTTGCTGCGGATGCTGCGGGCGGTCAGCGCCGTACCGGTCATCGTGGCCACCGCCCGGGACGACGAGCGGGAGATCGTCCAGGTGCTCGACGCCGGGGCCGACGACTACGTAGTCAAGCCGTTCACCGCCGCCCAGCTGGACGCGCGGGTACGCGCGGTGCTGCGCCGCGGACCCGGTGGGCAGGCCGACGAGGACCCGACGGTGGTGGTCGGCGGGCTCCGGATCGACCCCCGGTCCCGGCAGGTCAGCCTCGACGGCGAACCGGTCGAGCTGACCCCGCGCGAGTTCGACCTGCTGCGGCACCTGGCCACCCGGGTCGGCGAGGTGGTGACCAAGCGGGAGCTGCTGACCGAGGTGTGGCAGATCCCGTACGGCGGGGCGGACAAGACGGTCGACGTGCACCTGTCCTGGCTGCGCCGCAAGCTCGGCGAGAGCGCCCAGCAGCCGCGCTACCTGCACACGGTCCGTGGGGTCGGGGTGCGGCTGGTCTCCCCGGAGGTCGGCGGGTGA